In the genome of Ananas comosus cultivar F153 linkage group 11, ASM154086v1, whole genome shotgun sequence, one region contains:
- the LOC109717225 gene encoding protein MIZU-KUSSEI 1-like, translating to MRTIMARSPHDASFSFSKRHFQWIIGRGGGGGGEGKRHGEGDDDEEEVLGAFSSASSSSASLPGDADEAAAAAAAAATESAAPARRKGSSSSGTGAGAVRRLGTAIAAAIGGAARRRGPAGLGPRLTGTLFGPRRGHVRLAFQVDPRACPALLIELATPTSALVREMASGLVRIALECERGSRVVAGGGGSRGKKCGFAVRRECGPGDWRVLRAVEPVSTGAGVLPGDPGSAGEMMYMRARFERVVGSRDSEAFYMMNPDHSGGPELSIYLLRV from the coding sequence ATGAGGACGATCATGGCGAGGAGCCCCCACGAcgcctccttctccttctccaagcGACATTTCCAGTGGATCATCgggaggggcggcggcggcggcggcgaggggaAGAGGCACGGCGAgggcgacgacgacgaggaggaggtcCTCGGcgccttctcctccgcctcctcttcCTCGGCGTCGCTCCCCGGCGACGCCGACGaagccgcggcggcggcggcggctgcggcgacgGAGAGCGCGGCTCCGGCGAGGAGGAAGGGGTCGTCGTCCTCGGGGACGGGGGCTGGGGCGGTGCGGAGGCTGGGGACGGCGATAGCGGCGGCGATCGGgggcgcggcgcggcggcgcggcccGGCGGGGCTGGGGCCGCGGCTCACGGGGACGCTCTTCGGCCCGCGGCGCGGCCACGTGCGGCTGGCGTTCCAGGTCGACCCGCGCGCGTGCCCCGCGCTGCTGATCGAGCTCGCCACCCCGACCAGCGCGCTCGTGCGCGAGATGGCGTCGGGGCTCGTCCGCATCGCCCTCGAGTGCGAGCGCGGCAGCCGCGTCGTCGCCGGCGGGGGCGGGAGCCGNGGCAAGAAGTGCGGGTTCGCGGTGCGGCGCGAGTGCGGGCCCGGGGACTGGCGGGTCCTCAGGGCGGTCGAGCCCGTCTCCACCGGCGCCGGCGTGCTCCCCGGCGACCCCGGCTCGGCCGGAGAGATGATGTACATGCGGGCCCGGTTCGAGCGCGTCGTCGGCTCCAGGGACTCCGAGGCCTTCTACATGATGAACCCGGACCACAGCGGCGGACCGGAGCTCAGCATCTACTTGCTCCGcgtctga